A region of the Candidatus Cloacimonadota bacterium genome:
AATTAGTCTTTATTAACAAAGTTTCTTGAATTAATGCAATTTCAAGCACTTGCTTTTTTATTGGAACTTTCTTGTTAATGAATAAAACTTTAAAATACTATTCCGCAGTCTTTACAATATTTAACAAAAAAAAAGAAAAAAGTCTTGACTGCAAATGTTGTATTTTTAATTTTTTGTGTGAGTTAGAGTATAGAGTGAGAAATATGTTTTTTTTGATATAGAAATGATTTTTTAGGAGTTTGATAAATTTTATCCTGAAGGAGGAGAGATGAAAAAAATTATTATTCCTTTTTTATTATTTTGTTTTGTTTTCCCAAATCTATTTTCAGACACTTATGTTTCCGGAAATGTTTCGGGAACCTGGAATGTCGCTGGTAGTCCGTACCGGGTTACAGCAAATATCAATGTTGTAGCCAGCACAACTTTAACTATCGAAGATAATGTGCAGGTAATTTTTGAAGATGATTATTTATTCACTGTTAATGGGACATTGGAGGCAAATAATGCTGAATTCTCCTTGCTCGATCCACCACCGGGAGGGATCTATTCCTGGCAGGGAATCGAATTTACTGGCAGCTCTGCAAATTGTATAATCGACAGCTGTGAATTTAATAATGCTTCCCCCGGGATAGTCTTTACGAATACAAATCAATCGATCTATCCCAGCATATCCAACAGTACTTTCAACTTCCTGAATCATGCTTCAGCTGAGGCGGATTATGCTCTGATATTAACAGATGATTCAGAGCCAACTATCGATAATAATTTTTTTGAGGGTTATATTCGCGGTATTTATATCAACGCTAACCTTTCAGCAGCAGAACCGGATATAACTAATAATGAATTCAATCTGCTTGGATTAAGATTAACCAGACAATCACATTCAAAGGCTGGTGTTTTTGAAGGTGTGTCCGAAGTTAATCTTGATAATAATGAATTTCTTGGTTTCGAAAAAGGATTGAAAGTTATAAATACGACCGAAACCGAATCTTCTCCCAGAATTGCTAACACGAGAATTAGAAGCAGTTCAAGAAATTCACGACAGGATGAAACCGGTGTTAAAATTGATGGAACTGTAGCTGTTGACATTGATAATTGTGATATCGAGGATTATGCTTACGGAATCAGGTATTCCGGTTCCGGCACAGTAACCCGGGCTACTCCAACCATAACCAATTCAAGAGTTAGAAACAGCACTGAACCGACCAGACCGCGAGCCTTGATCAGAGGTGCTTTTATCGATAGCCTGATCTCTTTGAATATCGACAGCTGTCTGATAGTTGGATATAGTTCAGGAATTGCTCTTCTAAATACATCATCTACAACTTCGAGTCCAAGAATAGCAAATACAAGGATAAGATCAAGTTCAAGGAGCAGAGATACCGCAGTTGGATTATTCATGTTCGGTAATATGAACAGTACAATTCAGGAAAATATTTTTGCAGATTGCGATTCTGCGGTAGTTATTTCAGGAGAAGACACCTGGTCGCTTCTTTATAAAAATAATATGTTCTTAACAACCGGAGCGATAGACAATGTTGCCATTCATGCCGAGGATTCCAACAACCTGGACATCTATAATAACACTATATATGCTTATGATGTCGGATTAGATGCAAGTTTAACCAATACTGACTTTCAAAACAACATTGTCTGGCACGATTCTCCAACAGTTGAACCTGTTTCTTTTGATGCCGGTGTATCTGTCCAATATAACGATATTGCCAGACCAGGCGGACAGCTCTATCCCGGAACAGGCAATCTCAATGCTGATCCATTGTTCGTTGATCCCTTAAGTGAAAACTTTTATCTCCAATGGGGTTCTCCCTGCATAGATGCCGGAAATCCGGATATCGTTTTTGATGATATTGACGGAACAAGAGGTGACATAGGAGCATTTTTTTATTGCCAGGGAGGACCATGTCCGATCGTGCTTTCTACATTCACAGCTCAATTCATTAACAGTACACCAAAACTTTCCTGGATGACAGCTACTGAAACCGAAAATAGAGGATGGAATATTTATCGGGGAGAAGATGAAACTGCTCTGCAAAATGACGAAACACTACAAATAAACAACCTCATGATCGAAGGAGCAGGAACTACTTCCGAACCGACAGAATATTCCTTCTTTGATGAATTTGATTTTATTTTGAATTTCACTTACTGGTATTGGCTGGAAAGCACCAGCTCTTCCGGAGAAACAGAAACTTACGGTCCTATTTCATTATTTATTCCTGAAAATGAAGATAACCCTGAAGCACCTGACATGCCAGAAAAATTCGGTCTGCTCCGGAATTATCCGAATCCCTTCAATCCCATTACACGGATCAGCTTTAAGCTGCCAAAGGAGAAATATGCCGAACTTACGATCTATAATATAAAAGGTGAAAAGATCAATACTCTATTCAAAGGACAGACAAGCGATGATTCTCCTCTTAATGTTTATTGGGATGCCTGTGATGAAAACGGAAGAGAAGTTGAGAGCGGAATATATCTCTATAAATTAGTTTCAGGAGATTATGTGCAAACCAGGAAGATGATCTATTTGAAATAAAAATCAATAGAATTTATTCATCTTTAAAGGGTAGTTAAAGACTGCCCTTTTTTTATTTTCGTATGATTGTGAATAGATAATAAATTAGAAAAAATTTACATGGAAGAAAAAAAATAAAAAATTACTTGCTAATATTTTTTCTCATTTAATTTTCTCGGATTGTGGTAATTAAAATGAAAAAGAAAATATTTATTACTGTTATTTGGTCTCTTTTTTTTATCTTATCTCTTAACACTCAAGAGTGGATAAATGTTTCACCATTAGATGAAAACAATAGCTGGATAGATGGTGATTTTATTTCTGCTGAGGAAGGATGGGCTTTTTCAGGAAGTATGGCTCATGGTGATACTATCTATCATACAACTGATAGAGCTCAAACCTGGGAAGTAATCTATACATTGGAAAATCCTGATGAGTACATTATCTCCCTGCAAATGACGGACAGTTTGCATGGCTGGATAAAAAAACGCTGGTATGACTATCCTGATATTGATATTTATTATTATTTAAAAAACATCTGACGGAGGATACACTTGGAATGATATGAGTTCTTATTTATCAGATATAGAAGTGATAGGACCATTATATTTTGTTAATGAAGAATTAGGATTTGTAGAAGGAAGAAATAATGAAACAATGGGTTCAATGATATATAAAACTATCGATGGAGGATACAATTGGTATGAAACAACAGTACCTACTCCAGAAAACGATCCTTTAATACCTGGAAATTATTGGATTACAAAATTTTTCTTCCTGGATGAGAATCATGGATGGACTTCTTGTATCATA
Encoded here:
- a CDS encoding T9SS type A sorting domain-containing protein, with protein sequence MKKIIIPFLLFCFVFPNLFSDTYVSGNVSGTWNVAGSPYRVTANINVVASTTLTIEDNVQVIFEDDYLFTVNGTLEANNAEFSLLDPPPGGIYSWQGIEFTGSSANCIIDSCEFNNASPGIVFTNTNQSIYPSISNSTFNFLNHASAEADYALILTDDSEPTIDNNFFEGYIRGIYINANLSAAEPDITNNEFNLLGLRLTRQSHSKAGVFEGVSEVNLDNNEFLGFEKGLKVINTTETESSPRIANTRIRSSSRNSRQDETGVKIDGTVAVDIDNCDIEDYAYGIRYSGSGTVTRATPTITNSRVRNSTEPTRPRALIRGAFIDSLISLNIDSCLIVGYSSGIALLNTSSTTSSPRIANTRIRSSSRSRDTAVGLFMFGNMNSTIQENIFADCDSAVVISGEDTWSLLYKNNMFLTTGAIDNVAIHAEDSNNLDIYNNTIYAYDVGLDASLTNTDFQNNIVWHDSPTVEPVSFDAGVSVQYNDIARPGGQLYPGTGNLNADPLFVDPLSENFYLQWGSPCIDAGNPDIVFDDIDGTRGDIGAFFYCQGGPCPIVLSTFTAQFINSTPKLSWMTATETENRGWNIYRGEDETALQNDETLQINNLMIEGAGTTSEPTEYSFFDEFDFILNFTYWYWLESTSSSGETETYGPISLFIPENEDNPEAPDMPEKFGLLRNYPNPFNPITRISFKLPKEKYAELTIYNIKGEKINTLFKGQTSDDSPLNVYWDACDENGREVESGIYLYKLVSGDYVQTRKMIYLK